One segment of Anatilimnocola aggregata DNA contains the following:
- a CDS encoding twin-arginine translocation signal domain-containing protein has translation MTHLRQHQSFVPSVPNLFLGCTRRSFLRQSAITAALAAGGLPLYAADEAVMLAVNSNEARPQHVKVAVEASGQMKMNPDSREVKFLPMSVTAELDFLQRRLPAVKDSAAVRLVRNYSTAQTKFNLKNTEFSHSLRDDRRLVVLQAEGDAGTYFSPLGPLSREELELLDVPGAGVLPELLLPGKALKVGETWNLTDAAVVRLLSLDAVHKQDITGKFDELRDGIAILSLEGKASGAVGGVASECAIRAKLNVDPKQQLLTWLALSLNENRAIGHAQPGYDVTSRIRMLTALTDSAAEISEESISKLPLVAKAGETLLSFRSEKGGFELVHDRRWRVMNERYDAAILRMVDRGELVAQCNISKLKSFSKDEKLALDTFQGDVKTALEKQKAQITEASENVNDAGIKVQRLLVAGFASELPIQWTYYHLSDSAGRRASVVFTIDQRLVEKYAHIDQEIIAGCRFFDPPRDDKSEPTPAAAKPKDETAKKPGDKDAR, from the coding sequence ATGACGCACCTCCGCCAACACCAGTCTTTCGTGCCTTCGGTACCCAACTTGTTTCTTGGTTGCACGCGACGATCGTTTTTGCGGCAATCGGCGATCACTGCGGCTCTCGCCGCAGGCGGCCTCCCGCTCTACGCCGCTGACGAAGCGGTAATGCTGGCGGTGAACTCGAATGAGGCTCGCCCGCAGCACGTCAAAGTGGCAGTGGAAGCCTCCGGCCAAATGAAAATGAACCCGGACAGCCGGGAGGTGAAGTTCCTCCCCATGTCGGTAACCGCTGAACTGGACTTCTTGCAACGACGATTGCCCGCAGTGAAAGATTCCGCCGCAGTCCGGCTAGTCCGCAATTACTCGACTGCCCAAACCAAATTCAATTTGAAGAACACTGAGTTTTCACACTCACTGCGTGACGATCGGCGACTGGTTGTATTACAGGCCGAAGGTGATGCGGGCACTTACTTCTCGCCCCTTGGTCCACTCAGCCGCGAAGAACTCGAACTGCTCGATGTGCCGGGCGCTGGTGTGCTGCCGGAACTGTTGCTCCCCGGCAAAGCGTTGAAAGTCGGCGAAACTTGGAACCTGACCGACGCGGCCGTCGTTCGTCTTCTCAGCCTCGACGCGGTCCACAAACAGGACATTACCGGCAAGTTCGACGAGTTGCGTGATGGGATTGCGATTCTGTCGCTGGAAGGGAAGGCGTCTGGCGCTGTCGGCGGCGTGGCATCGGAATGCGCGATCCGCGCGAAGCTTAACGTCGATCCTAAGCAACAGCTACTTACCTGGCTGGCCCTGTCGCTCAACGAGAACCGCGCCATTGGCCACGCCCAACCCGGTTACGACGTAACCTCGCGAATTCGCATGCTCACCGCCCTTACCGACAGCGCGGCGGAAATCAGTGAGGAATCGATCAGCAAATTGCCGCTCGTGGCCAAAGCAGGTGAAACGCTCTTATCGTTCCGTTCCGAAAAAGGTGGCTTCGAACTCGTTCACGATCGCCGCTGGCGGGTAATGAACGAACGCTACGACGCTGCCATCCTGCGGATGGTCGACCGTGGCGAGCTCGTGGCCCAATGCAATATTTCTAAACTCAAGTCCTTCAGCAAAGACGAGAAGCTGGCGCTCGATACGTTTCAAGGCGACGTCAAAACCGCGCTCGAGAAACAGAAAGCACAAATAACCGAGGCCAGCGAAAACGTAAACGACGCCGGCATCAAGGTGCAACGGCTCCTCGTCGCTGGCTTCGCCTCCGAACTGCCGATTCAGTGGACCTATTATCACTTGTCCGATTCCGCTGGCCGGCGAGCCTCGGTGGTGTTCACCATCGACCAACGCCTCGTCGAGAAGTACGCTCATATCGACCAGGAAATCATCGCCGGCTGCCGCTTCTTCGATCCACCGCGCGACGACAAGAGCGAACCAACGCCAGCTGCCGCCAAGCCCAAGGACGAAACGGCGAAGAAGCCGGGTGATAAAGATGCTCGCTAA
- a CDS encoding DUF2383 domain-containing protein, producing the protein MATPHLDTLNGLLRGELAATETYQQALRKVDSEHGALQLAQIRDEHSEAVSLLRKQIREFGGDPETSSGSWGTFAKAIESTAQLFGNGPALTALKQGEETGLSTYESAVQSHELPALTQSLINGVLLPQTRAHIATLERLQSLQHAS; encoded by the coding sequence ATGGCTACACCCCATTTGGACACATTGAACGGTTTGCTCCGTGGCGAATTGGCGGCCACTGAGACTTATCAGCAAGCATTGCGCAAGGTCGATAGCGAACATGGCGCGCTACAGCTTGCACAAATTCGTGACGAGCATAGTGAAGCTGTTTCACTGCTACGAAAACAGATTCGCGAGTTTGGTGGCGATCCGGAAACTAGCTCTGGCAGTTGGGGAACGTTCGCGAAGGCAATCGAATCGACGGCCCAATTGTTTGGTAACGGTCCTGCTCTAACAGCCTTGAAGCAAGGCGAAGAAACCGGCCTCAGCACTTATGAATCTGCAGTTCAATCGCACGAACTGCCAGCTTTGACCCAATCGTTGATTAACGGCGTGCTACTACCTCAAACCAGGGCCCACATAGCAACGCTCGAGCGGTTGCAATCACTGCAACATGCTTCCTAA
- a CDS encoding gamma carbonic anhydrase family protein, whose protein sequence is MRTTFQPELVHPSAFIAAGAVVLGDVSLAEDSSVWFNAVIRGDTEAIRIGVGSNVQDGCILHADPGRPCILGDRVTLGHGAIVHGAIVEDDCLIGMRAVVMNGAKIGRGSIVGVGAVVMENIDVPPGSIVLGVPGKVIRQASEKDFAKIRHAADHYVAAAKAYQSTSSR, encoded by the coding sequence ATGCGCACCACGTTCCAGCCCGAGCTAGTTCATCCCAGTGCTTTCATTGCCGCGGGCGCAGTGGTACTGGGCGACGTATCACTGGCCGAAGATAGCAGCGTGTGGTTCAACGCGGTCATTCGCGGCGATACCGAAGCGATTCGGATTGGGGTCGGCTCGAACGTGCAAGATGGCTGTATTTTGCACGCCGATCCCGGTCGGCCCTGCATCTTGGGAGACCGCGTAACACTCGGTCATGGTGCCATCGTGCATGGCGCCATCGTCGAAGACGATTGCCTGATCGGCATGCGGGCGGTCGTTATGAATGGGGCCAAGATCGGCCGCGGCAGCATCGTGGGCGTGGGTGCCGTCGTCATGGAAAACATAGACGTGCCGCCGGGAAGCATCGTGCTAGGCGTGCCCGGCAAAGTGATTCGGCAGGCATCCGAAAAAGACTTCGCCAAGATTCGACATGCGGCAGATCACTATGTTGCCGCCGCGAAGGCTTACCAGTCCACATCGTCGCGCTAG
- a CDS encoding FAD-dependent oxidoreductase has product MTRPNHKSCWQDIPHQLGESGLTSDVDADVCVIGAGIAGLSTAYHLLREGRSVVVLDDGSVGGGQTQKTSAHLSSVLDDRFTELAMRRGEEACRLAAESHTAAISRIESIVRERSIWCDFSRVDGYLFNPPDKSWDNLDAELVAARKAGVEVERVPKAPFPAFDTGPCLRFTRQAQFQPLKYLNALATAIQKSGGRIVSQCHAESIKPGEVKRVVSPSGTEVRARSVVVATNIPVNDIFAIHLKQAAYLSYVVALRAPRNAVARALLWDTLDPYHYVRIEDRSSPAADECLLIVGGEDAKTGQHDDAEARYARLESWARIHFPQAQELKYRWSGQVMETLDGLAYIGRNPGDDPEIYVATGDSGMGLTHGTIAGMLITDLIVGRENPWTSLYDPSRKPVGGFTDFVKENLNVASQYAAWVTPGDVSSVDDIPPSQGAIVRRGLQKIAAYRDQSGLIHEYSAVCPHLGCIVQWNHGDCTFDCPCHGSRFNQHGEVISGPANVNLPPVKHS; this is encoded by the coding sequence ATGACTCGTCCCAATCACAAGTCCTGTTGGCAAGATATTCCTCATCAACTGGGCGAATCGGGGCTGACGAGTGATGTCGATGCCGATGTCTGCGTGATTGGCGCCGGTATAGCGGGGCTGTCGACTGCATATCACCTATTGCGCGAGGGACGTTCGGTAGTGGTGTTGGACGACGGAAGCGTGGGCGGCGGTCAGACTCAAAAAACCAGCGCTCATTTATCGAGTGTGCTCGACGATCGGTTTACTGAACTGGCGATGCGGCGTGGTGAAGAGGCCTGCCGCTTAGCGGCGGAAAGTCACACCGCTGCCATTTCGCGAATCGAGAGTATCGTTCGAGAGCGGAGCATCTGGTGCGATTTTAGCCGCGTTGACGGCTATCTGTTCAATCCGCCCGACAAGTCGTGGGACAATCTCGACGCAGAACTGGTGGCGGCAAGGAAAGCTGGCGTGGAAGTTGAGCGAGTTCCCAAAGCTCCGTTTCCTGCGTTCGATACGGGACCCTGTTTGCGATTTACCAGGCAGGCTCAGTTTCAGCCGCTGAAATACCTCAATGCTCTGGCGACGGCAATTCAAAAATCTGGCGGCCGAATCGTCTCACAGTGCCACGCAGAATCGATTAAGCCCGGCGAAGTCAAGCGAGTAGTCAGCCCGTCCGGAACCGAAGTGCGTGCCAGGTCAGTCGTCGTGGCGACGAACATTCCCGTGAATGACATCTTTGCTATCCACTTAAAGCAGGCGGCCTACCTGAGCTATGTCGTTGCCTTACGAGCACCGCGGAACGCTGTCGCGCGGGCCCTGCTGTGGGACACGCTTGATCCTTACCACTATGTTCGCATTGAAGACCGCTCGTCACCGGCGGCGGATGAGTGCTTGCTTATTGTGGGGGGCGAGGATGCAAAAACAGGTCAGCATGACGATGCAGAAGCCCGCTATGCCAGGCTGGAAAGTTGGGCTCGCATTCACTTCCCCCAAGCCCAAGAACTGAAGTACCGTTGGTCGGGGCAGGTGATGGAAACGCTCGATGGGCTCGCGTATATCGGTCGTAATCCGGGAGATGACCCGGAGATCTACGTTGCGACTGGTGATTCAGGCATGGGGCTGACGCACGGTACGATTGCTGGCATGCTCATCACCGATCTGATTGTGGGCAGAGAAAATCCTTGGACGAGTCTTTACGATCCGTCGCGCAAGCCGGTCGGCGGATTCACCGATTTCGTCAAAGAGAACCTGAATGTTGCTTCGCAATACGCGGCTTGGGTTACGCCGGGAGATGTCAGTTCTGTCGATGACATTCCGCCGTCACAGGGAGCCATTGTGCGGCGCGGATTGCAGAAAATCGCTGCTTACCGCGATCAGTCTGGTCTGATACATGAGTACTCGGCAGTCTGCCCGCATCTGGGCTGCATCGTGCAATGGAACCACGGCGATTGCACCTTCGATTGCCCTTGTCACGGCAGCCGTTTCAACCAGCATGGCGAAGTCATCAGCGGTCCGGCGAACGTGAACTTGCCGCCTGTAAAGCACTCCTAG